The Novibacillus thermophilus genome segment TTCTCGATTAAAACCCGGATGTTGCCTTTCAGCGTCTGCACAAACCCGGCACTGTTTGTTTCCTTCTTTTTGACTATCACAAACCCTTTCTCATTCGCCTTCTGCTCTTCTTGATTGACAACATCAAGGTTAATATGACTGTTCAATAAGTCTCTTTCCCTTGCGTTACGTTCAGCTTGATCCCATGCCTCTTTCACGGCACTTCACCTCTTTTTTTGGGCAGAATGTGGCATCCGTGCTTCTTGCAGGATCGAACCCACAGGCAGTTGTGGCAACCCCTTTCTCCTTTGCCAAACCTGAAATACAAAAAACATCTGTTAGCTGTACGTTGCGATGTCGTCATGTTGCACCTCCTTTGGCCAATCAAAAAGAGCCGCCATCTGACCTTTAAGCCAGTCGGCAGGCTCCCCGCCTATTCGGATGATTTCTTCCACCTGCTGATAGATTCGTTTGGCATGCTCTAACTGCTGTTCCGTTTCGGTTCGGACAATACGTCCCTTGCCTTCGTCTTCCAATATCTTTTTCCTCAGTTCTCTTGTCGAAAGCCCCTCGTCATTGGCTTTCTGAATGTATTTTGAAGGATCGGGCGAATTGGCGGCCACCCGATGATGATACCAGCTTAGGGACGGTATCCTCATCTCCGGCTTAGGAAAAGCCCTGTACACCTTGACCAGTTCCCTGATCTGCGCCGGGCTGATCCCCAATTGGGACGAGAGCCACGTCTGTTTGACTCCCCGTTTGAACATTTCATCCAACAGTTGGCCCTTGATCCAACGGGCCTCCTGCTCGCTTTCCTCCACTTGAACGTAAGCAGTCAGCAATTCTTCCAGAGAAGGATCGCTGGCCGGTTCGTTAATAGGCCGGATATTTTCCGGTTGTATCAGTTTCAGCGTGTCGTACATCTCATCAACGGTCTTGTTTTCCCTCCGAGCCACCGCCACAATAAGATGGTGGCGGTCAATGTTTCCGCCGTGTATCTGTGCATGGTGAACCCCACACAGGTGAATCAGATTCTCCCGAACATCCTTACCGCCAGCCCCTCTGGTGCGAATGTGGTGTGGTTCACCGGGGGCCGGCTGATTGCAACGAAGGCCCGTGTCCGGATCAATGTATTCGCAAAACCCGCCGGATTCCTGCCGGATGTCGTGCACAACACTCATGGAACCACCTCTTTTTCAGGCACAACCTCTGCCAATCCATTGATCAACCGTTCTGTTAGTTTAGTGTTCCGTTCGGCGATCTTGTTGTTACGAATGGCTATATTAAGGGCCTTTTTGGTCCCAATCATGACCACTTTCTGTTCAGCCCTTGTCATGCCTGTATAGATCAAATTTCTTGCCAGCATAATGTAGTGGCTTGTGGAAACCGGCATGATTACGATAGGGGCCTGACCACCTTGAGACTTGTGAATAGTGATACAATAGGCCAATTGTAGTTCCTTCAATTCATCTTTGAGGTAGAACACTTCCTGCCCCATAAAAGTGCAATACAATGCTTCATGGGCTTGTCCGTCCTCGTCATAATAAACACCTACACGTTTCACAACGCCCATCTCACCGTTATTCAGGCCCTTCTTCCGGTTGTTTTTGGTGTGGATCACCTTGTCTCCCTGACGGAAAATGGTCTTTCCCACTTTCCATTCGTCTTTGGAAGGATGGGCGGGATTGACGGCCTCCTGCAAAATGCGGTTCAATTCTTTTGTCCCGATCACCCCTTTTTTCATGGGGCTTAAAACGAGAATGTCCTCAATACGGTAACCTAACTGCACGAAACGGAGAACGCTTTTTTTGATCAATTGAGCGATATATTCCGGCTTTTCCTGGTGGATAAAGTAAAAATCCTTTTTCGCCTCGTCGATGACAACAGGAAGACCCTGATTGACCCGGTGGGCATTGACGACTATCTGACTCTCCTGTGCCTGCCGGAAGATTTCCGTGAGCCTGACCGTTGGTATACCGGCTTCAATCATATCTTTCAGGAAATTACCCGGATTGACAGATGGCAACTGATCCACGTCTCCCACAAACAGGACTTTGGTTCCCGGTTTAACAGCGTCCAAAAGAAAATGGGCCAACTGAATGTCCATCATGGACACTTCATCCACGATGATGAAGTCATAGGGTAACGGATTGTGCCGGTCGTATTCGAGTTCCTCCCCTTGCCGGAAACCGATCATGGAATGGATGGTGGATGCCCCCATTTCTGTAATTTCAGCCAGTCTCCGTGCTGCCCTTCCCGTTGGGGCACATAAGCCAATATAAGCATCCCTGTTCTTTTGTCGATAAATGTCGATCAAGGCCTTCGTGACTGTTGTCTTCCCAGTACCAGGTCCGCCTGTCAGGATAAGGACATTGTACGCCAATAACCGTCGAATGGCGTCCCGTTGCCGTTCCGCCAGAACAATGCCGTTTCTGCGTTGATAATCCTTGATCCATGCGTCCAGTTGTTCAGGCATCGCTCCGTCCCCATCCCGGCAATCTGTCAGTTTTGACAGTTTGCAGGCCGTGAGTGTCTCATATGTGTGTAAGTACTTGGGATAAACAGAACCTTCCTCAAAGATCAACCGCCCTTTGAGTTCCAACTGGTAAATGGATCGACTCACATCCTCCCATGTGACTTGCTCGTTTTCCGACTGGTTATGGTTTAAAACTTTAAGTGTCTGTTCTATCAGTTCGTTTTCCGGCAGATAACAATGTCCCAGTGACAAACATTTCTCTTTCAGCACATAGTCGGCACACGCCTCTACCCGATAGCCGGATAAGGGAGATACGCCCACTTTTCTTGCGATCTCATCTGCCTTCAGAAAACCAACCAAGTCCAGCTTTGTAAGCAGGTACGGGTTTTCCTTGACCACACTGACGGTGTTTGAACCAAACTCTTTGTAAATTTTCATAGCCATGTTTGTGCTGATTCCGTACTGGCTGAGTTTACCAATGATTTTCTGTACTTCAAAATTGGATTTTACGCTTTTAATAATGGTACGGGCATTCTTTTCCCCTATGCCCTTGATGTGCCGGATGGCGGATTCACCCTGTTCCATCATCACTTCAACAGCAGACGCTCCCAAATGGTTAACGATCACTTTGGCCCGTTTAGGGCCGCAACCTTTAATCAATCCGCTTGAGAGGAAGGCAATCGCCTGTTCTTTTGTGGCTGGAAGGGGACGCTCCCACCGCTCTATTTCAAACTGTCGACCATACCTTGGATGTACCGACCATTCGCCATGTACCATGATTTTTTCGCCCTTTTCTACGCCAAGTACTGATCCCTTTACGATATGTTGGCCATCATCGGTTATTAGGAGCGCAATGAGAAAATCATCGTTGCGGTAGATAATACGGCCAAGTTCGCCCTGTAAACACTTTGACACAAAAGTCACCTCCTTCTGTTGGAAAATAATGGTTATCAATTGAGCATAGCTTCGCTATCCCACAATCCGGAACAGATTCAGGCAGTAGCAGTAATCGATTCAGTTTTGTTTACCACACCGTCACAATTATCCGCCTGCTTTAACGCAACCCTCGCAATGAAATCCGTCTCACAACTGACAGGTCCAAATACGGCCAATACTTTAACCTACTCAACAGACCATTTTCTCATTTAAGTACATGGATAATCTGTTCCAAATCCTTCTGAAACCTGTCCCCCTTTCGTTCATCAAAAATTCAAGGGTCGCGTTATCGAAAAGATCTTTGACCAAATGGACCGACACGGCTAACCACCGTTTTGTTCTTGTCCTCTTTTGTTCAACAAATTCTCTGCATTTAGCGATTTGATGCTTCAGCCTTTCTGCCAGTTCCTCTTTATCCTCAGTAATTTCCACTGCCACCTCATCTTCTGAACGGGACATCCAGGGAACCAGTTTGTCTTTAGACATGATGCCGGTGCCATAATATGTATATTTGGGTCTTTTGTCCCCTTTTCGCCATACATGGTGCGGGATTAATTGCCCCATCAATACGCGTATAACCCCATAAGTGTCTTTGATTATACGGTACAGCCGATCTTCCCAGCACTCAAAACCAACAAAGACATAACCGGGAATCTCTGCAACATGTATACCATCCACTTTTTTCTCGTCATACTTGCTGACATCTTTTCCCGGTACGAAAACGTCCAATTTGACACCGTGACGTTCACCTTCCTTTTCGAT includes the following:
- a CDS encoding ATP-dependent RecD-like DNA helicase; translated protein: MSKCLQGELGRIIYRNDDFLIALLITDDGQHIVKGSVLGVEKGEKIMVHGEWSVHPRYGRQFEIERWERPLPATKEQAIAFLSSGLIKGCGPKRAKVIVNHLGASAVEVMMEQGESAIRHIKGIGEKNARTIIKSVKSNFEVQKIIGKLSQYGISTNMAMKIYKEFGSNTVSVVKENPYLLTKLDLVGFLKADEIARKVGVSPLSGYRVEACADYVLKEKCLSLGHCYLPENELIEQTLKVLNHNQSENEQVTWEDVSRSIYQLELKGRLIFEEGSVYPKYLHTYETLTACKLSKLTDCRDGDGAMPEQLDAWIKDYQRRNGIVLAERQRDAIRRLLAYNVLILTGGPGTGKTTVTKALIDIYRQKNRDAYIGLCAPTGRAARRLAEITEMGASTIHSMIGFRQGEELEYDRHNPLPYDFIIVDEVSMMDIQLAHFLLDAVKPGTKVLFVGDVDQLPSVNPGNFLKDMIEAGIPTVRLTEIFRQAQESQIVVNAHRVNQGLPVVIDEAKKDFYFIHQEKPEYIAQLIKKSVLRFVQLGYRIEDILVLSPMKKGVIGTKELNRILQEAVNPAHPSKDEWKVGKTIFRQGDKVIHTKNNRKKGLNNGEMGVVKRVGVYYDEDGQAHEALYCTFMGQEVFYLKDELKELQLAYCITIHKSQGGQAPIVIMPVSTSHYIMLARNLIYTGMTRAEQKVVMIGTKKALNIAIRNNKIAERNTKLTERLINGLAEVVPEKEVVP
- a CDS encoding transcription termination/antitermination NusG family protein; this translates as MIEKEGERHGVKLDVFVPGKDVSKYDEKKVDGIHVAEIPGYVFVGFECWEDRLYRIIKDTYGVIRVLMGQLIPHHVWRKGDKRPKYTYYGTGIMSKDKLVPWMSRSEDEVAVEITEDKEELAERLKHQIAKCREFVEQKRTRTKRWLAVSVHLVKDLFDNATLEFLMNERGTGFRRIWNRLSMYLNEKMVC